Proteins encoded by one window of SAR202 cluster bacterium:
- the trpS gene encoding tryptophan--tRNA ligase: MGIGSAAGKPARKKRVLSGIQPSGDIHLGNYLGAIKGWVQRQAEKENFFCIVDMHAITVPQDPKDLRDRTRSLAAIYFASGLDPAKCTVFIQSHVTAHAEACWLLNCITPVGWLERMTQFKDKSAKQESVMAGLLDYPVLMAGDILLYSADEVPVGDDQKQHVELTRDIAEKFNRTFGDTFVIPQPVIPEVGARIMGLNDPTAKMSKSFAHIRGHAVRLLDDPKEIEYAFKRAVTDPGNEIRFSDDPAKAGVNNLLGMYKVVTGKTKEQVEADFAGARGYGDLKKAVAEVVINELRPIQERYKQLMSDIAVLDELLAKGAEQASAVAEPKVTEMKERVGFILPRKERQLY, translated from the coding sequence ATGGGCATCGGCTCGGCGGCGGGCAAGCCCGCGAGGAAGAAGCGCGTCCTGAGCGGCATACAGCCCTCGGGCGATATCCACCTGGGCAACTACCTGGGCGCCATCAAGGGCTGGGTGCAGCGCCAGGCGGAGAAGGAGAACTTCTTCTGCATCGTGGACATGCACGCGATCACCGTCCCCCAGGACCCGAAGGACCTCCGCGACCGCACGCGCTCCCTCGCGGCCATCTACTTCGCCTCCGGGCTGGACCCGGCCAAGTGCACCGTCTTCATCCAGAGCCACGTCACCGCCCACGCGGAGGCGTGCTGGCTCCTGAACTGCATCACGCCCGTCGGCTGGCTGGAGCGCATGACCCAGTTCAAGGACAAGTCCGCCAAGCAGGAGAGCGTCATGGCCGGCCTGCTGGACTACCCAGTCCTCATGGCGGGCGATATTCTCCTGTACAGCGCGGACGAGGTGCCCGTCGGCGACGACCAGAAGCAGCACGTGGAGCTGACGCGCGACATCGCCGAGAAGTTCAACCGCACCTTCGGAGACACGTTCGTCATCCCGCAGCCGGTCATCCCTGAGGTAGGCGCGCGCATCATGGGCCTCAACGACCCCACGGCCAAGATGTCCAAGAGCTTCGCCCACATCCGCGGCCACGCCGTGCGCCTGCTGGACGATCCCAAAGAGATCGAGTACGCCTTCAAGCGCGCCGTCACCGACCCGGGCAACGAGATAAGGTTCTCCGACGACCCCGCGAAGGCGGGCGTGAACAACCTCCTGGGCATGTACAAGGTCGTCACCGGCAAGACGAAGGAGCAGGTGGAGGCCGACTTCGCCGGCGCCCGCGGCTACGGCGACCTCAAAAAGGCGGTAGCCGAGGTAGTCATCAACGAGCTCCGCCCCATCCAGGAGCGCTACAAGCAGCTCATGAGCGACATCGCCGTCCTCGACGAGCTCCTGGCCAAGGGCGCCGAGCAGGCCTCGGCAGTCGCCGAGCCCAAGGTCACGGAAATGAAAGAGCGGGTAGGCTTCATCCTCCCGCGCAAAGAGCGGCAGCTGTATTGA